The following are encoded in a window of Rhizobium sp. WYJ-E13 genomic DNA:
- the deoC gene encoding deoxyribose-phosphate aldolase encodes MNSHSSRETAAVALSLLDLTNLNDECTQEQIDTLCARAQTLYGNSAAICIWPRFVAHARTVLGKGHPVHIATVVNFPSGDLEIADVAAETREAIADGADEIDLVIPYRKLISGNEKAVTDMVSAVRAECVAPVLLKVIIETGELKDAGLIRRASELAIEAGADFIKTSTGKVSVNATLEAADIMIRSIRESGRKVGFKPAGGISTVADAALYLSLAETIMTPDWPMPSTFRFGASGLLDHILAVLSGTEPRPAAVLSY; translated from the coding sequence ATGAATAGCCATTCCAGCCGGGAAACGGCCGCCGTCGCCCTTTCCCTTCTCGATCTGACCAATCTGAATGACGAATGCACGCAGGAGCAGATCGACACGCTTTGTGCCCGCGCGCAGACGCTCTATGGCAATAGCGCCGCGATCTGCATCTGGCCGCGTTTCGTCGCCCATGCTCGCACCGTGCTCGGCAAAGGCCATCCGGTCCACATCGCGACCGTCGTCAATTTTCCCTCCGGCGACCTGGAAATCGCCGATGTCGCCGCCGAAACGCGTGAGGCGATCGCCGACGGCGCCGATGAGATCGATCTCGTCATTCCCTATCGTAAGCTGATTTCGGGCAACGAAAAGGCCGTCACCGATATGGTTTCGGCCGTGCGCGCCGAGTGTGTCGCACCTGTGCTCTTGAAAGTCATCATCGAGACCGGTGAGCTGAAGGACGCGGGCCTCATCCGCCGTGCCTCCGAGCTTGCGATCGAGGCCGGCGCCGATTTTATCAAGACCTCCACAGGCAAGGTTTCCGTCAACGCCACGCTGGAAGCCGCCGACATCATGATCCGCTCTATCAGGGAGAGCGGCCGGAAGGTGGGTTTCAAACCCGCCGGCGGTATCTCGACTGTCGCGGATGCGGCCCTTTATCTGAGCCTGGCCGAAACCATCATGACGCCGGACTGGCCGATGCCCTCCACCTTCCGTTTCGGTGCCTCCGGCCTGCTCGACCATATCCTGGCCGTCCTCAGCGGCACGGAACCGAGGCCGGCGGCTGTCTTGAGCTATTGA
- a CDS encoding helix-turn-helix domain-containing protein, with product MSANTAIPPVLSIDEAADYLRASREHVYNLLRRGELTSVRAGHRRLIRRVDIDTMLEKAAEDFKPRPRQQRPRPVAPSIDIFA from the coding sequence ATGAGCGCAAACACGGCAATTCCGCCCGTCTTATCGATCGATGAAGCCGCTGATTATCTCAGGGCCTCGCGGGAACACGTCTATAATCTGCTCCGTCGCGGGGAGCTGACATCGGTTCGTGCCGGACACCGGCGACTGATCCGTCGCGTCGATATCGACACCATGCTGGAAAAAGCAGCCGAAGACTTCAAACCTCGCCCACGTCAACAGCGGCCGCGGCCGGTCGCACCATCTATCGATATCTTCGCATAG
- a CDS encoding BMP family protein, with the protein MKKSLLTLLAVAAMSTTALAADIKPALVYGTGGKFDKSFNEAAFNGAEKFKKETGIAYRDFEPTGDTQGEQAIRNFASRGFNPVVAVSFAWTSAVEKVAAEFPDTKFIIVDSVVDKPNVRSVLYKEEEGSYLVGILAGMASKTGKVGFVGGMDIPLIRKFECGYEQGARAAKADIEVFQNMTGTTGAAWNDPVRGGELTKNQIDQGADVVYAAAGATGLGVLQTAADNKKLSIGVDSNQNHLHPGSVLTSMVKRVDLAVYNAFNDTKNDKFTAGVQSLGIKEDGVAAAMDDNNKPLITPEMQAAVDKAKADIIAGTIKVHDYTTDNACPK; encoded by the coding sequence ATGAAAAAATCCCTTCTCACCCTCCTTGCCGTGGCAGCGATGTCGACGACGGCGCTTGCCGCCGACATCAAGCCGGCTCTCGTTTACGGCACCGGCGGGAAGTTCGATAAGTCCTTCAACGAAGCTGCCTTCAACGGCGCTGAAAAGTTCAAGAAGGAAACCGGCATCGCCTACCGCGATTTCGAGCCGACCGGCGACACCCAGGGCGAGCAGGCCATCCGCAACTTCGCAAGCCGCGGCTTCAACCCGGTCGTTGCCGTTTCCTTCGCCTGGACCTCAGCTGTCGAGAAGGTTGCCGCTGAATTCCCGGATACCAAGTTCATCATCGTCGACTCCGTCGTCGACAAGCCGAACGTCCGCTCGGTCCTCTACAAGGAAGAGGAAGGCTCCTATCTCGTCGGCATTCTCGCCGGTATGGCCTCCAAGACCGGCAAGGTCGGCTTCGTCGGCGGCATGGACATTCCGCTGATCCGCAAGTTCGAATGCGGCTACGAGCAGGGCGCACGCGCCGCCAAGGCCGACATCGAAGTTTTCCAGAACATGACCGGCACGACCGGTGCAGCCTGGAACGACCCGGTTCGCGGCGGCGAACTCACCAAGAACCAGATCGACCAGGGTGCCGACGTCGTTTACGCGGCAGCCGGTGCCACCGGTCTCGGCGTCCTGCAGACGGCAGCCGACAACAAGAAACTGTCGATCGGCGTCGATTCCAACCAGAACCACCTGCATCCGGGTTCCGTTCTGACCTCGATGGTCAAGCGCGTCGACCTCGCCGTCTATAACGCCTTCAACGACACCAAGAACGACAAGTTCACCGCTGGTGTCCAGTCTCTCGGCATCAAGGAAGACGGCGTTGCCGCCGCGATGGACGACAACAACAAGCCGCTGATCACGCCGGAGATGCAGGCCGCCGTCGACAAGGCCAAGGCCGACATCATTGCGGGCACCATCAAGGTTCACGATTACACCACGGACAACGCTTGCCCGAAGTGA
- a CDS encoding HGGxSTG domain-containing protein produces the protein MGSITQRLAAAKNLSDWQRKVRPGLAKCGAKRRRDGEPCQQIAMENGRCHRHGGKTPKAVAWHVPQWPKPANSVDMRIARVEKKRKATAKALARKLAAMTPDELERYRAWQRSHAPGPASERKRRQSDKRLADEIAATLSVPTVLSGEALALQKEIDRLKALVREIEGQTDIFG, from the coding sequence GTGGGATCGATCACACAGCGCCTTGCGGCCGCTAAGAATCTGAGTGACTGGCAGCGCAAGGTGCGACCGGGGCTAGCCAAATGCGGTGCGAAACGCCGCCGTGATGGCGAGCCATGCCAACAGATCGCAATGGAGAACGGCCGTTGCCATCGCCACGGGGGCAAGACGCCAAAAGCCGTGGCTTGGCATGTTCCGCAATGGCCGAAGCCTGCCAATAGCGTCGACATGCGGATTGCGAGGGTTGAAAAGAAACGCAAGGCAACCGCGAAAGCCTTGGCGCGGAAGCTCGCGGCCATGACGCCCGATGAGTTGGAACGCTATCGTGCTTGGCAGCGAAGCCACGCGCCAGGTCCAGCGTCAGAGCGCAAACGGCGCCAATCTGACAAGCGTCTCGCCGACGAGATCGCGGCTACTTTGAGCGTGCCGACCGTGCTTTCGGGTGAAGCCTTGGCGCTGCAGAAAGAGATCGATCGGTTGAAAGCGCTCGTGCGCGAGATCGAAGGACAAACAGATATTTTCGGATAG
- a CDS encoding cytidine deaminase, whose product MSHDLFEAARGAMAFAHAPYSKFPVGAAIRAEDGKVYTGANIENLSFPQGWCAEPTAIGAMIMGGAKKIVEMAVIAEKLPLCPPCGGCRQKISEFASKETKIYLCDEAGVKKTMTMEELLPFSFETELG is encoded by the coding sequence ATGTCTCACGACCTGTTCGAAGCCGCTCGCGGCGCCATGGCCTTCGCGCACGCTCCGTATTCCAAGTTTCCGGTGGGTGCTGCGATCCGCGCCGAGGATGGCAAAGTCTATACCGGCGCTAATATCGAGAACCTCTCCTTCCCGCAGGGCTGGTGCGCCGAGCCGACGGCAATCGGCGCCATGATCATGGGCGGCGCCAAGAAGATCGTCGAAATGGCGGTCATCGCCGAAAAACTGCCGCTCTGCCCGCCCTGCGGCGGCTGCCGGCAGAAGATCTCGGAATTCGCCTCGAAGGAGACGAAGATCTATCTCTGCGACGAAGCCGGCGTGAAGAAGACGATGACCATGGAAGAGCTTCTTCCCTTCAGCTTCGAGACCGAACTCGGATGA
- a CDS encoding ABC transporter permease, translated as MDYYEIFISVLSSTIRLSIPLIFTALAGLFSERAGVFDIGLEGKMLGSAFAAACVAYLTDSAWLGLGAGIVCSVALSLVHGFASITNRGNQIVSGVAINFFVAGITIVLGQAWFGQGGRTPQLVPEARFAPIILPGADAIREVPIIGPLYAGVISGNNILTYLAFLAVPFSWWVLYRTRFGLRLRAVGENPGAVDTAGISVTWLRYRAVMCAGILCGFAGTYLAIAQSAAFIKDMSAGRGYIALAALVFAKWKPVPVMFACLLFGFLDALANFMQGKSVPLIGEVPVQVFQALPYILTCVLLAGFIGVAIPPKAGGVPYTKER; from the coding sequence ATGGATTATTATGAAATTTTCATCAGCGTTCTGAGCTCGACGATCCGGCTCTCGATCCCGCTGATCTTTACCGCACTGGCCGGCCTGTTTTCCGAACGCGCCGGCGTTTTCGATATCGGTCTCGAAGGCAAGATGCTGGGCTCGGCCTTTGCCGCAGCCTGCGTGGCTTACCTCACCGATTCGGCCTGGCTGGGGCTCGGCGCCGGCATCGTGTGCTCGGTGGCGCTAAGCCTGGTGCACGGCTTTGCTTCGATTACCAATCGCGGCAACCAGATCGTCTCAGGTGTGGCGATCAACTTCTTCGTCGCCGGCATCACTATCGTGCTCGGCCAGGCCTGGTTCGGCCAGGGCGGCCGCACTCCGCAACTGGTACCGGAGGCCCGCTTCGCGCCGATCATCCTTCCGGGCGCCGATGCCATCCGCGAGGTGCCGATCATCGGCCCGCTCTATGCCGGCGTCATCTCCGGCAACAATATCCTGACGTACCTTGCCTTCCTCGCCGTCCCCTTCTCCTGGTGGGTGCTCTACCGCACGCGTTTCGGCCTGCGCCTTCGTGCCGTCGGCGAAAATCCGGGCGCGGTCGATACGGCAGGCATCTCGGTCACGTGGCTGCGCTACCGCGCCGTCATGTGCGCCGGCATCCTCTGTGGCTTTGCCGGCACCTATCTCGCGATCGCCCAATCGGCTGCCTTCATCAAGGACATGTCGGCCGGCAGAGGCTATATCGCGCTTGCAGCGCTCGTCTTCGCCAAGTGGAAGCCCGTGCCGGTCATGTTCGCCTGCCTGCTTTTCGGCTTTCTCGATGCTCTGGCGAATTTCATGCAGGGCAAGTCGGTGCCGCTGATCGGCGAGGTACCGGTTCAGGTTTTCCAGGCTCTGCCCTATATCCTGACCTGTGTTCTGCTCGCCGGCTTCATCGGCGTTGCAATTCCGCCGAAGGCCGGCGGCGTGCCCTATACGAAGGAGCGTTGA
- a CDS encoding helix-turn-helix domain-containing protein: MKLITDQEAAEIFRCSTDKIKRLRLSGKLAYIPGRPVKINEADLLAFIEASTIRSVPPDPPTAPKPDADASARAWALKAMLKPKRAPRSK; the protein is encoded by the coding sequence ATGAAACTCATCACCGATCAGGAAGCGGCTGAGATCTTCAGGTGCAGCACTGACAAGATCAAACGCCTGCGCTTGTCAGGCAAGTTGGCGTATATCCCCGGCCGACCCGTCAAGATCAACGAAGCTGACCTATTGGCTTTCATCGAAGCGAGCACAATACGTTCGGTCCCGCCCGATCCTCCGACGGCTCCCAAACCAGACGCAGACGCCAGCGCGAGAGCATGGGCGCTGAAGGCCATGTTGAAGCCAAAGCGAGCGCCCCGTTCGAAGTGA
- a CDS encoding purine-nucleoside phosphorylase translates to MIATVDLLAALLGGLKPRYGIVLGSGLGSLVSELTNVVRIPYKDLPGFPVSAVSGHAGEVVAGHLGSVPVIMLSGRVHYYEKGDANAMRLPIEVLQALGVEALILTNSAGSLKDDMPPGSVMQIADHINYSGMNPLIGEESDHRFVGMTNAYDAELSAAMRKAAKTLGIPLASGVYMWFSGPSFETPAEIRMARILGADAVGMSTVPEVIIARMLGLRVAAASVITNYGAGMTGNELSHEETKDMAPVGGARLAAILKEMIAGN, encoded by the coding sequence ATGATCGCGACCGTCGATCTGCTCGCGGCTCTGCTCGGCGGGCTCAAACCGCGCTACGGCATCGTGCTCGGCTCTGGCCTCGGCTCGCTCGTCAGCGAGCTCACTAATGTCGTTCGCATTCCCTACAAGGATCTGCCGGGTTTTCCGGTCAGCGCCGTCTCAGGCCATGCCGGAGAGGTCGTCGCCGGCCATCTCGGCTCGGTGCCGGTCATCATGCTCTCGGGTCGTGTGCATTATTACGAAAAGGGCGATGCCAACGCCATGCGCCTGCCGATCGAGGTTTTGCAGGCCCTCGGCGTCGAGGCCCTGATCCTCACCAATTCGGCGGGTTCGCTGAAGGATGACATGCCGCCCGGCTCGGTCATGCAGATTGCCGACCACATCAATTATTCCGGCATGAACCCGCTGATCGGCGAAGAAAGCGATCATCGTTTTGTCGGCATGACCAATGCCTATGATGCCGAACTTTCGGCGGCCATGCGGAAGGCAGCCAAGACACTCGGCATTCCGCTCGCAAGCGGTGTCTACATGTGGTTCTCAGGCCCGAGTTTCGAGACGCCGGCCGAAATCCGCATGGCCCGTATTCTCGGCGCCGATGCGGTCGGCATGTCGACCGTGCCCGAGGTCATCATCGCAAGAATGCTGGGCCTGAGGGTTGCGGCCGCCTCGGTAATCACCAACTATGGGGCTGGCATGACCGGAAACGAGCTCAGCCACGAGGAAACCAAGGATATGGCGCCGGTTGGCGGTGCCCGTCTCGCCGCCATACTCAAAGAGATGATTGCCGGTAATTGA
- a CDS encoding AAA family ATPase, which translates to MQHQHIDNPSRNQSTGGGGTVLGDLLGEKIRTREPAPAKLADVQQPTELKADLQQMQRFVALAFKHCAFELGSIAFRAFEHNQAGTCVLNEWAPFDAGLAERAAEAASKIARRPIEHSAVFAPPIALFKTETKADEANVSCCPVLSVEIDARPNEALRELVAVLGKPTMMIHSGGMWTSPEGRQENKIHAHWRLTYPATRPDELRKLKAVRRAAAMLVDADKSASPLVHPMRWPGSWHTKTTSVRMCKIVEEDNYAEIDLDIAAEALQKALADHGLQTPGGSGAPSTGGFKTEKAWSEEALFDAARLIPNTDLDWDDWNRLGMTFYDASHGSVEGYEAFLRWSEKSQKHDEAAAEARWDHYSSSPPNNLSDRSLLFEMRKADPLYTLRTDVGDVDTSDIFDMRPAGRPDRSGPNLKFVNSRIDPKHIPVREWIVSPRLPCGDVAQCVGEPGVSKSTLMLRDALAIASGREDILRGKDELGNPITPERLHRSGPVLIYNAEDRLDEMERRLAAAQRHWGVDVTGHPILLWSGVDGLKLTIAARENDRSALKRAPGADVLQKVIRQHGIVFVALDPQISLTAGAHENSNDDADTLLQELAIMAAESRCSITVVHHTSKQARQNKGDMAAGRGGFAAVGKVRSAFTLVNVTGEGEEESWGVSRGDGLIRLDYAKISHDRKPTAPIVFRRANVAVGNGSGANAAAAAALFDESPREALIASGDYAPVLDIVKVETLVASRKGANVDKEKAEAIARIAHELMGENDALPLPGLWAPIGVKMRASGLCEAKTRPAVTGEITAALGGTGCEISIDGQTVLIRASKKSASQTAPWLIERISLVAEKQP; encoded by the coding sequence ATGCAACATCAACATATAGATAACCCGTCGAGAAATCAATCTACTGGTGGCGGCGGAACCGTGCTCGGCGATCTGCTCGGCGAGAAAATCCGAACCAGAGAACCCGCACCGGCGAAACTCGCCGATGTCCAGCAGCCAACCGAACTGAAAGCCGATCTCCAGCAGATGCAGCGCTTCGTCGCGCTCGCGTTCAAACACTGCGCGTTCGAACTGGGCAGCATTGCCTTCCGGGCTTTCGAGCATAACCAGGCTGGCACCTGCGTGTTGAATGAGTGGGCGCCGTTCGACGCGGGTCTTGCGGAACGCGCTGCAGAGGCTGCTTCGAAGATCGCCCGGCGCCCCATTGAGCACAGCGCGGTATTCGCCCCACCGATCGCCCTGTTCAAGACCGAGACGAAGGCCGACGAGGCAAACGTTTCATGCTGCCCGGTTCTGTCGGTTGAGATCGATGCCCGGCCAAATGAAGCTTTGCGCGAACTGGTCGCGGTGTTGGGCAAGCCTACCATGATGATCCATTCGGGTGGCATGTGGACGTCGCCGGAGGGCCGGCAGGAAAACAAGATCCACGCTCATTGGCGGCTTACATATCCGGCGACACGACCTGACGAGCTCCGAAAGCTGAAAGCAGTGCGACGAGCTGCGGCCATGCTCGTTGATGCCGATAAGAGTGCGTCGCCCCTGGTGCATCCGATGCGGTGGCCCGGCAGCTGGCACACCAAGACGACGTCGGTGCGCATGTGCAAGATCGTCGAAGAAGACAATTATGCGGAAATCGATCTCGATATTGCGGCCGAAGCGCTGCAGAAGGCGCTGGCTGACCACGGCCTGCAGACGCCCGGCGGTTCTGGCGCACCGTCAACGGGCGGCTTTAAGACTGAAAAGGCGTGGAGCGAGGAAGCCTTGTTCGACGCCGCCCGGCTCATTCCCAACACCGATCTGGATTGGGATGATTGGAACCGGTTAGGGATGACGTTCTATGACGCGTCTCACGGTAGCGTCGAAGGTTACGAGGCGTTCTTACGCTGGTCTGAAAAAAGTCAGAAGCACGACGAGGCGGCCGCGGAAGCGCGATGGGACCATTATTCCTCGTCGCCACCGAACAACCTTTCAGATCGCAGCCTGCTTTTCGAAATGCGCAAGGCGGATCCGCTCTACACCCTGCGGACGGATGTCGGCGACGTCGACACATCCGACATATTCGACATGCGGCCAGCCGGGCGGCCGGATCGCAGCGGGCCGAACCTCAAGTTCGTCAACAGCCGGATTGATCCGAAGCACATTCCCGTGCGCGAATGGATTGTCAGCCCGCGGCTGCCTTGCGGCGACGTCGCACAGTGCGTCGGCGAGCCCGGCGTCTCGAAATCCACGCTCATGCTCCGTGATGCCCTGGCGATTGCGTCCGGGCGCGAAGATATCCTTCGCGGAAAGGATGAGCTCGGCAATCCCATCACTCCCGAGCGTTTGCACAGATCCGGCCCTGTGCTGATCTACAACGCGGAAGATCGTCTCGATGAAATGGAGCGCCGTCTCGCGGCTGCGCAGCGCCATTGGGGTGTTGATGTAACCGGGCACCCTATTCTTCTATGGTCTGGCGTGGATGGGCTGAAGCTCACCATTGCAGCGCGGGAGAACGACCGATCGGCATTGAAACGCGCGCCGGGGGCCGACGTCCTTCAAAAGGTTATCCGCCAGCACGGTATCGTGTTTGTCGCGCTAGACCCGCAAATCAGCCTCACGGCAGGCGCCCACGAGAATTCGAACGACGACGCGGACACACTGCTGCAGGAACTTGCCATCATGGCCGCGGAAAGCCGGTGCTCTATCACCGTCGTCCATCATACGTCCAAGCAAGCGCGCCAGAATAAAGGGGACATGGCCGCTGGCCGCGGCGGCTTTGCAGCTGTCGGCAAGGTTCGTTCGGCTTTCACACTCGTCAACGTTACCGGGGAAGGCGAGGAAGAAAGTTGGGGCGTATCGCGTGGGGACGGATTGATTCGCCTCGATTATGCAAAGATCAGCCACGACCGAAAACCGACGGCGCCGATCGTTTTCAGGCGTGCCAATGTTGCCGTGGGCAATGGCTCGGGAGCGAATGCAGCCGCAGCCGCCGCGTTGTTCGACGAGAGCCCGCGGGAGGCCCTGATTGCCTCCGGCGATTACGCCCCCGTACTCGATATCGTGAAAGTCGAAACGCTGGTCGCCAGTCGGAAGGGCGCGAATGTCGACAAGGAGAAGGCTGAAGCGATTGCGCGGATAGCACATGAGCTCATGGGCGAGAACGACGCGCTGCCATTGCCTGGCTTATGGGCACCGATTGGGGTGAAGATGCGAGCGTCTGGCCTATGCGAAGCCAAGACACGGCCGGCGGTAACAGGAGAAATTACGGCTGCGCTTGGGGGAACGGGTTGCGAGATCTCAATTGACGGACAAACTGTCCTTATTCGAGCTTCTAAAAAGTCTGCTTCACAGACTGCACCCTGGCTTATCGAACGGATTTCGCTTGTCGCGGAGAAGCAGCCATGA
- a CDS encoding ABC transporter ATP-binding protein has product MTDQPAIELVGIDKKFGAVHANKDINLTVAKGSIHGIIGENGAGKSTLMSIIYGFYQADSGEIRVDGQPITIRDSQAAIAAGIGMVHQHFMLVDNFTVLENIMLGAEGGALLARGVASARAELKRLETEYGLEVNPDALIEQLPVGLQQRVEILKAMYRGAEILILDEPTGVLTPAEADHLFRILGVLRDEGKTVVLITHKLREIMAITDTVSVMRRGEMVATRKTSETTVEELAELMVGRRVLLRVQKGEAKPADVLLSVRNLTVKDNRGVTMVDNVSFDVRAGEIVGIAGVAGNGQSELLEAIAGIRKPASGEILLDGQPIDKADPARLRELGLAHIPEDRHHMGLVLKFEEYENAVLGYHHRPEYSRGPLLDLDAIRKDAMEKIEKYDIRPPNPRLKTANFSGGNQQKIVVAREIERDPKMLIIGQPTRGVDIGAIEFIHRRIIEMRDAGKAILLVSVELDEIRALSDRILVMFAGHVVGEKTPDAGEQTLGLMMAGIAA; this is encoded by the coding sequence GTGACAGACCAGCCTGCTATCGAACTTGTCGGCATCGACAAGAAATTCGGCGCCGTTCACGCCAACAAGGACATCAACCTCACCGTCGCCAAGGGCTCGATTCACGGTATCATCGGGGAAAACGGCGCGGGCAAATCGACGCTGATGTCCATCATCTACGGTTTTTACCAGGCCGACAGCGGTGAGATCCGCGTCGACGGCCAGCCCATCACCATCCGGGATAGCCAGGCAGCGATCGCCGCCGGCATCGGCATGGTGCACCAGCATTTCATGCTGGTCGACAATTTCACCGTCCTCGAAAACATCATGCTCGGCGCCGAAGGCGGCGCGCTGCTGGCAAGGGGCGTGGCTTCCGCGCGCGCCGAGCTCAAGCGGCTGGAGACCGAATACGGGTTGGAGGTCAATCCGGACGCGCTGATCGAGCAGCTTCCGGTCGGCCTGCAGCAGCGTGTGGAAATCCTCAAAGCCATGTATCGCGGCGCCGAGATCCTGATCCTCGACGAGCCGACAGGCGTGCTGACCCCGGCCGAGGCCGATCACCTGTTCCGCATCCTCGGCGTACTGCGCGACGAGGGCAAGACCGTTGTGCTGATCACTCACAAGCTGCGCGAAATCATGGCGATCACCGATACGGTCTCCGTCATGCGCCGCGGCGAGATGGTCGCCACCCGCAAGACCAGCGAGACCACAGTCGAGGAACTGGCCGAACTCATGGTCGGCCGCCGCGTGCTGCTGCGTGTCCAGAAGGGCGAGGCGAAGCCTGCCGACGTCTTGCTGTCCGTCCGCAACCTGACCGTCAAGGACAACAGAGGCGTCACGATGGTCGACAACGTCTCCTTCGATGTCCGCGCCGGCGAGATCGTCGGCATTGCCGGTGTCGCCGGCAACGGCCAGTCGGAACTGCTGGAGGCAATCGCCGGCATCCGCAAGCCGGCATCCGGCGAGATCCTGCTCGACGGCCAGCCGATCGACAAGGCCGATCCGGCCCGTCTTCGCGAACTCGGCCTCGCGCACATTCCCGAAGACCGCCACCACATGGGCCTGGTCCTGAAATTCGAGGAATATGAAAATGCCGTACTCGGCTATCACCACCGTCCTGAGTACAGCCGCGGCCCGCTGCTCGATCTCGACGCCATCCGCAAGGATGCGATGGAGAAGATCGAGAAATACGATATCCGCCCGCCGAACCCGCGCCTGAAGACGGCGAATTTCTCCGGCGGCAACCAGCAGAAGATCGTCGTCGCCCGCGAGATCGAGCGCGATCCGAAGATGCTGATCATCGGCCAGCCGACCCGCGGCGTCGATATCGGCGCCATCGAATTCATCCATCGCCGGATCATCGAGATGCGCGATGCGGGCAAGGCCATCCTGCTCGTATCCGTCGAGCTCGACGAAATCCGCGCCCTTTCAGACCGTATCCTTGTCATGTTTGCCGGCCATGTCGTCGGCGAGAAGACGCCCGATGCCGGTGAACAGACCCTCGGCCTGATGATGGCCGGCATTGCCGCGTGA
- a CDS encoding ABC transporter permease — translation MSTASVTLPRWINYGLIPLLNLIVAFLISGFVIWLIGESPLAALSLLIEGVFGSGEGIGFTLYYATSFIFTGLSVAVAIHAGLFNIGSEGQAYIGGLGCALVALALDNYVPWYVTMPIAVIGAGIFGAAWAFIPAFLQAKRGSHIVITTIMFNFIAATLMVYLLVHVLIVPGKMAPETRTFLEGGQLPKLGWIMSMFGSKLGAAPFNVSFIIALVAAWFVWMLVWRSKLGFEMRTLGVSPTAAVYAGVPYARTVIIAMLLSGALAGMMALNPVMGSSARLQVEFVGGAGFVGIAVSLMGRNHPLGIIFSAILFGALYRGGDWISFEMPNITREMILVIQGLVILFAGALEYMFRPAMVLIYQQFKRA, via the coding sequence ATGAGCACTGCTTCCGTAACCCTACCGAGATGGATCAATTACGGTCTGATCCCTCTACTGAACCTGATCGTCGCCTTCCTGATCTCCGGCTTCGTCATCTGGCTGATCGGTGAAAGCCCGCTGGCCGCACTTTCGCTGCTCATCGAGGGCGTCTTCGGCAGCGGCGAAGGCATTGGCTTCACGCTCTATTACGCGACGAGCTTCATCTTCACCGGCCTGTCGGTAGCCGTCGCCATCCATGCCGGCCTCTTCAACATCGGCTCGGAAGGTCAGGCCTATATTGGCGGGCTTGGATGTGCGCTGGTGGCACTGGCGCTCGACAATTATGTGCCCTGGTATGTGACCATGCCGATCGCCGTTATCGGCGCCGGCATCTTCGGCGCTGCCTGGGCCTTCATCCCTGCCTTCCTGCAGGCCAAGCGCGGCAGCCATATCGTCATCACGACGATCATGTTCAACTTCATCGCAGCCACGCTCATGGTCTATCTACTGGTGCATGTGCTGATCGTGCCGGGCAAGATGGCGCCGGAAACCCGCACCTTCCTCGAAGGCGGGCAGCTTCCGAAGCTCGGCTGGATCATGAGCATGTTCGGTTCCAAGCTCGGTGCTGCGCCGTTCAACGTCTCCTTCATTATTGCCCTGGTTGCCGCCTGGTTCGTCTGGATGCTGGTCTGGCGCAGCAAGCTGGGCTTTGAGATGCGCACGCTGGGCGTCAGTCCGACCGCCGCTGTCTATGCCGGCGTTCCCTATGCGCGCACCGTCATCATCGCCATGCTGCTTTCAGGTGCGCTTGCCGGCATGATGGCGCTGAACCCGGTCATGGGCTCGTCTGCGCGCTTGCAGGTTGAGTTTGTCGGCGGCGCGGGCTTCGTCGGCATCGCCGTGTCGCTGATGGGACGAAACCATCCGCTCGGCATCATCTTCTCCGCGATCCTGTTTGGCGCTCTTTACCGAGGCGGTGACTGGATCTCCTTCGAAATGCCGAACATCACCCGCGAGATGATTCTCGTCATCCAGGGTCTGGTGATCCTCTTTGCCGGCGCGTTGGAATATATGTTCCGCCCGGCGATGGTGCTCATCTACCAGCAGTTCAAGCGAGCCTGA